The Maridesulfovibrio zosterae DSM 11974 genome contains a region encoding:
- a CDS encoding chemotaxis response regulator CheY, which yields MAIDYSMKVLVVDDFATMRRIIKNILRQIGFTNIVEADDGTTAWETLNKDDSIQFIVSDWNMPQMTGIEFLRKVRGSEEFADIPFLMVTAEAQQENIIEAVQAKVSNYIVKPFTPDTLGQKINKIFE from the coding sequence ATGGCCATTGATTACTCTATGAAAGTTCTTGTTGTGGATGACTTCGCGACCATGCGACGCATAATTAAAAACATCCTTCGGCAGATCGGCTTTACAAATATTGTTGAAGCAGACGATGGAACAACTGCCTGGGAAACTCTCAACAAAGATGACAGTATTCAGTTTATTGTTTCTGACTGGAATATGCCCCAGATGACTGGGATAGAATTCTTGCGTAAAGTCAGAGGAAGTGAAGAATTTGCTGACATCCCATTTCTGATGGTTACTGCTGAAGCTCAGCAGGAAAACATTATTGAAGCTGTTCAGGCAAAGGTTTCCAATTACATTGTTAAACCGTTTACTCCTGATACTCTTGGACAGAAAATCAATAAAATTTTTGAATAA
- a CDS encoding FliA/WhiG family RNA polymerase sigma factor, whose protein sequence is MEISSSSGKNFSSKSSPWLKLESGATKWEDFSPSDQEAIVRHFSPKIRIIALRMKSKLPQSVELGELISAGSLGLVESLGKFRAELKIKFETYAENRIKGAMLDELRRMDWFSRGLRQKVKTIESSIRDIEHQTGQKPSSAQIEEATGLSAKEVQHGLEALQNQICVNLDAFNDNIPSNMDSQLDNEPYKSAVFKETVDKVADLIDNLTPREKLVLSLYYGEELSMKETSEVMEITEGRVSQLHSQALKKLRQMFQEKYNPEP, encoded by the coding sequence ATGGAAATATCAAGTTCTTCTGGAAAAAACTTCTCTTCCAAGAGCAGTCCGTGGCTTAAGCTAGAGTCAGGCGCTACTAAATGGGAAGATTTTTCTCCCTCAGATCAAGAGGCTATAGTACGGCATTTTTCACCGAAAATCCGTATAATTGCGCTCAGAATGAAATCCAAGCTACCACAAAGTGTAGAGCTTGGAGAGCTTATTAGTGCCGGAAGTCTAGGCCTCGTGGAATCACTTGGAAAGTTCCGTGCTGAGTTGAAAATAAAATTTGAGACCTACGCAGAAAACAGAATAAAAGGAGCCATGCTTGATGAATTAAGACGCATGGACTGGTTTTCACGCGGTCTGCGGCAAAAGGTTAAGACAATAGAAAGCAGTATCAGAGATATTGAGCACCAGACGGGCCAAAAACCGAGCAGTGCTCAAATCGAAGAAGCGACAGGTCTTTCAGCAAAAGAAGTACAACACGGCCTTGAAGCGTTGCAAAATCAAATTTGTGTAAATCTTGATGCCTTTAATGATAATATTCCCAGTAACATGGATTCTCAACTTGATAATGAGCCATACAAGTCAGCTGTATTCAAAGAAACAGTGGACAAGGTTGCTGATCTAATTGATAATTTGACGCCAAGAGAAAAACTGGTATTATCACTCTATTACGGAGAGGAACTTAGTATGAAAGAGACCTCGGAAGTAATGGAAATTACAGAAGGCAGAGTGTCACAGTTACACTCGCAAGCCCTTAAAAAATTAAGACAAATGTTCCAGGAAAAGTACAACCCGGAACCCTAA